The following coding sequences are from one Bradyrhizobium sp. 200 window:
- a CDS encoding D-alanine--D-alanine ligase, with protein MRITILFGGTNKERLVSVASAQALHRALPEADLWFWEVDDTVHEVSAKSLLEHSRPFEVDFKPGNRGIALAQALDKAKADDRVLVLGLHGGRAENGELQAMCEIRGIPFTGSGSASSNLAFDKVAAKRFAAIGGVTPPAGVALEELDAAFAEYGRLIAKPARDGSSYGLIFVNAKQDLVAVRNAAKTEEYLIEPYVSGVEATCGVLERSDGSVVSLPPIEIVPAEGAFDYTAKYLLKSTQEICPGRFSPEISAALMDQALRAHRALSCSGYSRTDFIVSARGLVYLETNTLPGLTAASLYPKALKAQGIEFSDFLRDQITLAERRCRERV; from the coding sequence ATGCGGATTACCATTCTCTTCGGCGGCACCAACAAGGAGCGCCTGGTTTCGGTGGCGAGCGCGCAGGCGTTGCATCGCGCGTTGCCGGAAGCCGATCTCTGGTTCTGGGAAGTGGACGATACCGTTCACGAGGTCAGCGCGAAATCGCTGCTCGAGCATTCGCGGCCCTTCGAAGTCGATTTCAAACCCGGCAACCGCGGTATCGCGCTGGCGCAGGCGCTCGACAAGGCGAAGGCCGATGACCGGGTGCTGGTGCTGGGCCTGCACGGGGGCAGGGCGGAGAACGGCGAGTTGCAGGCGATGTGCGAAATCCGCGGCATCCCCTTCACCGGCTCCGGATCGGCGTCCTCGAATCTTGCCTTCGACAAGGTTGCCGCCAAACGCTTTGCGGCGATCGGGGGCGTGACGCCGCCGGCCGGCGTCGCGCTGGAAGAGCTCGACGCGGCTTTCGCCGAATATGGCCGGCTGATCGCCAAGCCGGCGCGGGACGGATCGAGCTACGGCCTGATCTTCGTCAACGCCAAACAGGATCTCGTCGCCGTACGCAACGCGGCCAAGACCGAGGAATATCTGATCGAGCCTTACGTCTCGGGCGTGGAAGCCACCTGCGGCGTGCTGGAACGGTCCGATGGTTCTGTCGTTTCGCTGCCGCCGATCGAGATCGTGCCGGCGGAGGGCGCGTTCGACTACACGGCGAAATACCTGCTGAAATCGACCCAGGAGATCTGCCCGGGCCGCTTCTCGCCCGAGATCAGCGCAGCGCTGATGGATCAGGCGCTGCGGGCACACCGGGCGCTGTCCTGCAGCGGCTATTCCCGGACCGACTTCATCGTCTCGGCGAGGGGGCTGGTTTACCTGGAAACCAATACGCTGCCGGGCCTGACGGCGGCCTCGCTCTACCCGAAGGCGCTCAAGGCCCAGGGCATCGAATTTTCCGATTTTTTGCGTGATCAGATCACACTGGCCGAACGGCGTTGCCGGGAACGGGTGTGA
- a CDS encoding LysR family transcriptional regulator encodes MSRLDVNRSGEMEVFARVVELGGFSTAARTFRMTPSAVSKLVARLEARLGVRLINRSTRKLQLTPEGTTYYDRVVRILDDINGAEREAAIGAAPQGRLRINTSVPFGLHRLLPLIPAFLARYPGISVDIALTDTVIDLLEERADVAIRVGPLRESRLLARKLGESRMVVVASPAYLAQNGAPQAPADLARHNLLGFCFSKQFEGWPFLDGKGGVMTVPPIGNVLISDGEAMQQLTIAGTGLARLTRFHVDGDIKAGRLVPVLEAFNPGDIEAIHAVFLGHGGQLPARVRAFLDYLVENVRLD; translated from the coding sequence ATGTCTCGATTGGACGTAAATCGCTCCGGTGAAATGGAGGTCTTCGCCCGGGTGGTGGAATTGGGTGGCTTCTCCACGGCCGCACGGACCTTCCGGATGACGCCGTCAGCGGTGAGCAAGCTGGTGGCGCGGCTCGAAGCCCGGCTGGGTGTCCGCCTGATCAATCGCTCGACCCGCAAGCTGCAATTGACGCCGGAGGGCACAACCTATTACGACCGCGTGGTCCGCATCCTTGACGACATCAACGGCGCGGAACGCGAAGCCGCGATCGGCGCCGCGCCACAGGGTCGACTGCGGATCAACACCAGCGTTCCCTTCGGATTGCATCGTCTGTTGCCGCTGATACCGGCATTTCTCGCGCGTTATCCTGGAATTTCCGTCGATATCGCGCTGACCGATACCGTTATCGACCTGCTGGAGGAACGCGCCGACGTTGCGATCCGGGTGGGGCCGTTGCGAGAATCGCGCTTGCTGGCGCGCAAGCTCGGCGAGAGCCGCATGGTGGTCGTCGCATCGCCGGCATATCTCGCGCAGAACGGCGCGCCGCAAGCGCCGGCCGACCTCGCCAGGCATAACTTGCTGGGTTTCTGCTTTTCCAAACAGTTCGAGGGGTGGCCTTTTCTCGATGGCAAGGGTGGCGTGATGACCGTGCCCCCAATCGGCAACGTGCTGATCAGCGACGGCGAAGCGATGCAGCAACTCACCATTGCAGGAACCGGCCTCGCACGGCTCACCCGTTTTCATGTCGACGGTGACATCAAGGCCGGACGGCTGGTGCCAGTGCTGGAAGCCTTTAATCCCGGTGATATCGAAGCGATCCACGCGGTGTTCCTCGGGCACGGCGGCCAACTCCCGGCGCGGGTCCGCGCCTTCCTCGATTACCTCGTCGAGAATGTCCGGCTGGACTGA
- a CDS encoding GIY-YIG nuclease family protein: MAGLVPAIHVLQTIRMAGGYVYILTNRPNGILYVGVTSDLVRRIFEHRSGFVDGFTKRYGLKRLVYFEQFDDIRNAIQREHNIKHWSRAWKVRKIIAMNPDWNDLFDEISK, encoded by the coding sequence ATGGCCGGGCTTGTCCCGGCCATCCACGTCTTGCAGACTATCCGCATGGCAGGTGGATACGTCTACATTCTGACCAACCGACCGAATGGAATCCTCTATGTCGGGGTGACAAGCGATCTTGTCCGCCGGATATTCGAACATCGCTCGGGGTTCGTCGACGGCTTTACCAAGCGATATGGCCTGAAGCGGCTGGTCTATTTCGAGCAATTCGACGACATCCGAAATGCCATCCAGCGCGAACACAACATCAAGCATTGGTCCCGGGCCTGGAAGGTTCGGAAGATCATCGCCATGAATCCGGATTGGAACGATCTCTTCGATGAAATCTCGAAGTAA
- the ftsZ gene encoding cell division protein FtsZ, whose protein sequence is MALNLTPPDISELKPRITVFGVGGAGGNAVNNMITAGLQGVDFVVANTDAQALTMSKAQRIVQMGTQVTQGLGAGSQPDVGAAAAQEVIDELRDHLSGANMVFVTAGMGGGTGTGAAPVIAKTARDMGILTVGVVTKPFHFEGARRMRTAESGIAELHKVVDTLLIIPNQNLFRVANEKTTFADAFAMADQVLYSGVACITDLMVKEGLINLDFADVRAVMREMGKAMMGTGEATGEKRALTAAEAAIANPLIDDSSMKGARGLLISITGGKDLTLFEVDEAATRIREEVDQDANIIVGATFDESLDGIIRVSVVATGIDQSQIARNAGTPAAAAAVATSTTATAATSSPDSRLAELTARLRADNARLAERAQKLEPAPAPQTMAQAPAPAAAAAPAQRASNNVERAALAAIAAAVEPQQAPMQPASYGDVTVRPIAQKPTLFPDKEARVEPEQPVTPETFIPQAAERAPMRTPRMPKFEELPMPAQAEIRQARGEPEEEHPQKTRLSLLQRLANVGLGRRDEETEPPIAARASGPAMGPLPPLPERKPQRTVAQQMSANQEPVSEYAKRPAPQGLDIHGRPAPVAPTPQGDDHLDIPAFLRRQAN, encoded by the coding sequence ATGGCACTCAATCTGACCCCCCCTGACATCAGCGAGCTGAAACCGCGGATTACCGTCTTCGGCGTCGGTGGAGCAGGCGGCAATGCCGTCAATAACATGATCACCGCCGGGTTGCAGGGGGTCGACTTCGTCGTCGCCAACACCGACGCGCAGGCGCTGACGATGTCGAAGGCCCAGCGCATCGTGCAGATGGGCACCCAGGTGACGCAGGGCCTCGGCGCGGGGTCCCAGCCTGATGTCGGCGCAGCGGCGGCGCAGGAGGTCATCGACGAGCTTCGCGACCATCTCTCGGGCGCCAACATGGTGTTCGTCACCGCCGGCATGGGCGGCGGTACCGGCACCGGCGCAGCGCCCGTGATTGCCAAGACCGCGCGTGACATGGGCATCCTCACGGTCGGCGTCGTCACCAAGCCGTTCCACTTCGAAGGGGCGCGCCGCATGCGCACCGCCGAGTCCGGCATCGCCGAACTCCACAAGGTGGTCGATACGCTGCTGATCATCCCGAACCAGAACCTGTTCCGGGTCGCCAACGAAAAGACCACCTTCGCCGACGCCTTCGCGATGGCCGACCAGGTGCTCTATTCGGGCGTCGCCTGCATCACCGATCTCATGGTCAAGGAAGGCCTGATCAACCTCGACTTCGCCGACGTAAGGGCGGTGATGAGGGAAATGGGCAAGGCGATGATGGGCACCGGCGAGGCGACCGGCGAGAAGCGGGCGCTGACCGCAGCGGAAGCCGCGATCGCCAATCCGCTGATCGACGATTCGTCGATGAAGGGCGCACGCGGCCTGTTGATCTCGATCACCGGCGGCAAGGACCTGACCCTGTTCGAAGTCGACGAAGCCGCCACGCGGATTCGCGAGGAAGTCGACCAGGACGCCAACATCATCGTCGGCGCCACCTTCGACGAGTCGCTCGACGGCATTATCCGCGTCTCCGTCGTGGCGACCGGCATCGACCAGTCGCAGATCGCGCGCAATGCGGGCACCCCCGCCGCCGCCGCCGCCGTCGCCACCAGCACCACTGCCACTGCCGCCACGTCCTCGCCGGACTCCCGGCTGGCCGAGCTGACCGCTCGCCTGCGCGCCGACAATGCGCGTCTGGCCGAACGCGCCCAGAAGCTCGAGCCGGCGCCCGCGCCGCAGACGATGGCTCAGGCTCCCGCGCCGGCCGCTGCCGCCGCGCCGGCACAACGTGCGTCCAACAATGTCGAGCGTGCGGCGCTCGCCGCGATCGCCGCAGCGGTTGAGCCGCAGCAGGCGCCGATGCAGCCGGCGTCCTATGGCGACGTCACGGTCCGCCCGATCGCGCAGAAGCCGACGCTGTTCCCGGACAAGGAGGCCCGCGTCGAGCCCGAGCAGCCTGTGACGCCCGAGACCTTCATCCCGCAGGCGGCGGAACGTGCGCCGATGCGTACGCCGCGGATGCCGAAGTTCGAGGAACTTCCAATGCCGGCGCAGGCCGAAATTCGCCAGGCCCGCGGCGAGCCCGAGGAAGAGCATCCGCAGAAGACCCGGCTGTCGCTGTTGCAGCGGCTCGCCAATGTCGGCCTCGGCCGCCGCGACGAAGAGACCGAGCCGCCGATCGCGGCACGCGCCTCCGGCCCGGCAATGGGCCCGCTGCCACCGCTGCCCGAACGCAAGCCGCAGCGGACCGTCGCCCAGCAAATGTCGGCGAATCAGGAGCCGGTATCGGAGTACGCAAAACGCCCCGCGCCGCAGGGTTTGGACATCCATGGCCGCCCCGCACCTGTTGCGCCAACGCCACAGGGCGACGACCATCTTGATATCCCCGCCTTCCTCCGGCGCCAGGCCAACTGA
- the murC gene encoding UDP-N-acetylmuramate--L-alanine ligase, producing MRLPREIGPIHFVGIGGIGMSGIAEVLVNLGYTVQGSDASESGNVARLREKGVTVSVGHKAENVDGADVVVVSTAIKLDNPELMAARAQRIPVVRRAEMLAELMRLKSCVAIAGTHGKTTTTTMVATLLDAGGLDPTVINGGIINAYGSNARLGAGDWMVVEADESDGTFLKLPSDVVIVTNIDPEHLDHFKTFEAIQDAFRNFVENVPFYGFAVMCTDHPVVQSLVGKIEDRRIITYGENPQADARLVDLTPTGGGSKFKVVFRNRKTDATHEIADLMLPMPGRHNASNATAAIAVAHELGMSDEAIRKAMAGFGGVKRRFTRTGEWNGITVIDDYGHHPVEIAAVLKAARESTNGKVVAVVQPHRFTRLQSLFEEFCTCFNDADAVVVAEVYPAGEAPIEGIDRDHFVTGLRAHGHREVIPLQSSAELAKVVRGIAGPGDFVVCLGAGNITQWAYALPDELKALG from the coding sequence ATGAGACTGCCGCGCGAGATCGGACCCATTCACTTCGTCGGGATCGGCGGCATCGGCATGAGCGGCATCGCCGAGGTGCTCGTCAATCTCGGCTATACCGTGCAGGGCTCGGACGCCTCCGAAAGCGGCAATGTCGCACGGCTGCGGGAGAAGGGCGTCACAGTTTCGGTCGGCCATAAGGCCGAGAACGTCGACGGCGCCGACGTCGTCGTGGTCTCGACCGCGATCAAGCTCGACAATCCGGAACTGATGGCGGCGCGCGCCCAACGCATCCCCGTGGTGCGCCGCGCCGAAATGCTCGCCGAACTGATGCGGCTGAAAAGCTGCGTCGCGATTGCCGGCACCCATGGCAAGACCACGACGACGACGATGGTGGCGACACTGCTCGACGCCGGCGGCCTCGATCCGACCGTGATCAATGGCGGCATCATCAATGCCTACGGTTCCAACGCGCGGCTGGGCGCGGGCGACTGGATGGTGGTCGAAGCCGATGAGAGCGACGGCACGTTCCTGAAGCTGCCGTCCGATGTCGTGATCGTCACCAATATCGATCCCGAACACCTCGATCACTTCAAGACTTTCGAGGCGATCCAGGACGCATTTCGCAATTTCGTCGAGAACGTGCCGTTCTACGGCTTTGCCGTGATGTGCACCGATCATCCCGTGGTGCAGAGCCTTGTCGGCAAGATCGAGGACCGGCGCATCATCACCTACGGTGAGAACCCGCAAGCTGATGCGCGGCTGGTCGATCTGACGCCGACCGGCGGCGGATCGAAATTCAAGGTCGTGTTCCGCAACCGCAAGACCGACGCCACCCACGAGATCGCTGACCTTATGCTGCCGATGCCGGGACGGCATAACGCGTCGAATGCGACCGCGGCGATTGCGGTGGCCCATGAGCTCGGCATGTCCGACGAGGCGATCCGCAAAGCGATGGCAGGTTTTGGCGGCGTCAAGCGGCGCTTCACCCGGACCGGCGAATGGAACGGCATCACCGTGATCGACGATTACGGCCATCACCCCGTCGAGATAGCCGCCGTCCTTAAAGCGGCGCGTGAATCCACCAACGGTAAGGTCGTTGCCGTGGTGCAGCCGCATCGTTTCACCCGGCTGCAATCGCTGTTCGAGGAATTCTGCACCTGTTTCAATGACGCCGATGCCGTTGTTGTCGCCGAGGTTTATCCGGCCGGCGAGGCGCCGATCGAAGGCATCGACCGCGACCATTTTGTCACCGGCCTGCGCGCCCACGGCCACCGCGAGGTGATCCCGCTGCAGAGTTCGGCGGAACTGGCCAAGGTGGTCCGTGGCATCGCCGGCCCTGGCGACTTCGTCGTCTGCCTGGGGGCCGGCAATATCACGCAATGGGCCTACGCGTTGCCGGATGAACTGAAGGCGTTGGGGTGA
- a CDS encoding FtsQ-type POTRA domain-containing protein, with the protein MDGAGRLGRSLRSRGPQADLKAAAIGAVVLLRERLGRRARVPARPVIDREPQNRLVMLVERYLPNRAGVALTVLILLGSAGLGIVKGGHVDEFLVALSDTRNALANSAGFRITTVAINGRKQLSQDEVLAIGGVNGRSSLLFLDAATLRDRLKANPWIADATILKLYPGQLQIDIVERTAFALWQQDGRLSVISEDGAVLEPYVSRRFVSLPLVVGKGADVMARDFLALLDRYPQVRIATKAAIFVGERRWNLRLKDGLDIRLPENDVGNALAMLSKLDREDRLFSRDIVAVDMRLPDRLTVQLSEDAAKAREELFKEKKPKKKAGDA; encoded by the coding sequence ATGGATGGTGCAGGACGCCTCGGACGGTCGCTGAGATCGCGGGGGCCCCAGGCTGACCTGAAAGCAGCCGCTATTGGAGCGGTCGTGCTGCTGCGCGAGCGGCTGGGCCGTCGCGCCCGTGTCCCGGCCCGGCCTGTGATCGATCGCGAGCCGCAGAATCGCCTGGTCATGCTGGTCGAACGTTACCTTCCGAACCGCGCCGGCGTCGCCTTGACCGTGCTGATACTGCTCGGCAGCGCCGGCCTAGGCATCGTCAAGGGCGGTCACGTCGATGAATTCCTGGTGGCGCTCAGCGACACCCGCAATGCGCTGGCCAATTCGGCCGGATTCCGCATCACCACGGTTGCCATCAACGGCCGCAAGCAATTGAGCCAGGACGAGGTGCTCGCGATCGGCGGCGTCAACGGCCGCTCCTCGCTGCTGTTCCTCGACGCCGCCACCTTGCGCGACAGGCTCAAGGCCAATCCGTGGATCGCAGATGCGACCATCCTGAAGCTCTATCCGGGCCAGCTCCAGATCGACATCGTCGAGCGTACGGCGTTCGCGCTCTGGCAGCAGGACGGCCGGCTGTCCGTGATATCGGAGGACGGTGCGGTGCTGGAGCCGTACGTGTCGCGCCGCTTCGTGTCGCTGCCGCTGGTGGTGGGGAAGGGCGCCGATGTCATGGCCCGCGATTTCCTCGCGCTGCTCGACCGCTATCCGCAGGTTCGCATCGCGACCAAGGCCGCGATCTTCGTCGGCGAACGGCGCTGGAATCTGCGGCTGAAAGACGGCCTCGACATTCGCCTGCCGGAGAATGACGTCGGCAATGCGCTTGCCATGCTCAGCAAGCTCGACAGGGAAGACCGGCTGTTCTCGCGCGACATCGTCGCGGTCGACATGCGGCTGCCGGACCGGCTGACAGTGCAATTGTCCGAAGACGCTGCCAAGGCCCGCGAAGAACTGTTCAAGGAGAAGAAACCCAAGAAAAAGGCCGGTGACGCATGA
- the murB gene encoding UDP-N-acetylmuramate dehydrogenase codes for MTFPDITPDLKAAMPQLRGRLLANQSLAELTWFRVGGPAQVLFTPADEDDLAYFLKLLAKELPVYVVGVGSNLIVRDGGMEGVVVRLAPRAFGETSASGDTVSAGTAALDKRVAETAAAANIGGMEFFFGIPGTIGGALRMNAGANGSETKDVLVEATGIGRDGAKHTFGNADMKFVYRSSGVDPSIIFTSARFRGQVADAETIRAKMNEVQTHRETAQPIREKTGGSTFKNPPGNSAWKLIDAAGCRGLRVGGAQVSEMHCNFLINTGNATGHDIETLGETVRERVKANSGIELHWEIKRIGVPV; via the coding sequence GTGACATTCCCCGACATCACGCCCGATCTCAAAGCTGCCATGCCGCAATTGCGCGGGCGGTTGCTGGCGAACCAGTCGCTGGCGGAGCTGACGTGGTTTCGCGTCGGCGGGCCGGCGCAGGTGCTGTTCACGCCGGCGGATGAAGATGATCTTGCGTACTTCTTAAAGCTGCTTGCGAAGGAGTTGCCGGTCTATGTCGTCGGCGTCGGCTCCAATTTGATCGTGCGCGACGGCGGCATGGAAGGCGTGGTGGTCCGCCTTGCGCCACGGGCGTTCGGCGAGACGTCCGCTTCAGGCGATACCGTCAGCGCAGGCACGGCCGCGCTCGACAAGCGTGTCGCGGAGACTGCGGCAGCGGCGAACATCGGCGGCATGGAATTCTTCTTCGGCATTCCCGGCACCATCGGCGGCGCACTGCGGATGAACGCCGGCGCCAATGGCAGCGAGACCAAGGATGTGCTGGTCGAAGCCACCGGCATCGGCCGCGACGGCGCTAAACACACCTTTGGCAATGCCGACATGAAGTTCGTCTATCGGAGCAGCGGCGTCGATCCCTCGATCATTTTCACCTCGGCGCGGTTTCGCGGGCAAGTCGCGGATGCCGAGACCATTCGCGCGAAGATGAACGAGGTGCAGACCCATCGCGAAACCGCTCAGCCGATTCGCGAAAAGACGGGAGGATCGACCTTCAAGAATCCGCCCGGCAACAGCGCCTGGAAACTGATCGACGCCGCCGGCTGCCGGGGCCTGCGGGTGGGCGGGGCGCAGGTCTCGGAAATGCACTGCAATTTCCTCATCAACACCGGCAACGCCACCGGGCATGATATTGAAACGTTGGGCGAAACCGTGCGCGAGCGGGTTAAAGCGAATTCTGGCATAGAGCTGCACTGGGAAATCAAGCGGATCGGGGTTCCGGTTTAA
- the ftsA gene encoding cell division protein FtsA, with translation MTGLDRNQTPKTRPVDHKRTALVASLDVGTSKIACMIARLKPSPPSDALRGRTHAVELIGYSQIQSRGVKAGAVVDLAECEQAVRQTVALAERMAKVRVESILLSVSGGRLQGQLVEAAADIRGGSVTPDDVTRVTSTGMRHATGEGRTVLHALPVGYALDGVKGIRDPRGMVARQFGVDMNVVTADATVARNLMLVVERCHLNVEAMAASPYVAGLSVLTDDEADLGAAVVEMGAGSTTIATYSAGRFVHASGFALGGQHVTMDLARGVGACIADAERIKTLYGTVLTGGSDARELMSVPTAGEEHDAPQIVSRATIANIVRHRAEEIFEMVRDRLADSPFAAEPRARVVLSGGASQLTGTVELATRILNRPVRIGRPLGFGRLPNEAKSASFAVPTGLLVYPQYAHLEHVEPRHTRQLRTGTDGYFGKVGRWLREGF, from the coding sequence ATGACCGGCCTCGATCGCAACCAGACCCCGAAGACACGGCCCGTCGACCACAAGCGCACGGCGCTGGTGGCCTCGCTCGATGTCGGTACCAGCAAGATCGCCTGCATGATCGCGCGGCTGAAGCCGTCGCCGCCGAGCGACGCGCTACGCGGCCGCACCCATGCGGTGGAATTGATCGGCTACAGCCAGATCCAGTCGCGCGGCGTCAAGGCCGGCGCGGTGGTCGATCTTGCCGAATGCGAGCAGGCGGTGCGGCAGACGGTGGCGCTGGCTGAGCGCATGGCCAAGGTCCGGGTTGAGTCAATATTGCTGTCGGTTTCCGGCGGCCGGCTGCAGGGGCAGCTTGTCGAGGCCGCGGCCGATATCAGGGGCGGTTCGGTCACCCCTGACGACGTCACCCGGGTGACCTCCACCGGCATGCGCCACGCCACCGGCGAGGGGCGCACGGTGCTGCACGCGCTGCCGGTCGGCTACGCGCTGGATGGCGTCAAGGGCATCCGCGACCCCCGCGGCATGGTTGCGCGGCAGTTCGGCGTCGACATGAACGTGGTGACGGCGGATGCGACGGTTGCCCGCAACCTGATGCTGGTGGTCGAGCGCTGCCACCTCAATGTCGAGGCCATGGCGGCGAGTCCTTATGTCGCAGGCCTGTCCGTGCTGACCGACGACGAAGCCGATCTCGGCGCTGCCGTGGTCGAAATGGGGGCCGGATCGACCACGATCGCGACCTATTCCGCTGGCCGTTTCGTGCATGCTAGCGGGTTTGCGCTCGGCGGCCAGCACGTCACCATGGATCTTGCACGTGGTGTCGGCGCATGCATTGCGGATGCCGAGCGAATCAAGACTTTATACGGGACCGTGTTGACCGGCGGGTCCGACGCGCGCGAGCTGATGTCCGTGCCGACTGCGGGCGAGGAACACGATGCTCCGCAGATTGTCTCGCGCGCCACGATCGCGAACATCGTCCGGCATCGCGCCGAGGAGATTTTTGAAATGGTCCGGGACCGGCTCGCGGATTCCCCCTTTGCGGCAGAGCCGAGGGCGCGAGTTGTATTGAGCGGCGGGGCCTCCCAGCTCACCGGCACCGTCGAACTCGCCACGCGCATTCTCAACCGGCCGGTCCGGATCGGCCGTCCGCTCGGTTTCGGCCGGCTGCCGAACGAGGCCAAGAGCGCCTCGTTCGCAGTTCCCACCGGCCTGCTGGTCTACCCGCAATACGCTCATCTTGAACACGTCGAACCGCGGCATACGCGGCAGCTCAGGACAGGGACTGACGGCTATTTCGGAAAGGTCGGACGATGGCTTCGCGAGGGCTTCTGA
- the murG gene encoding undecaprenyldiphospho-muramoylpentapeptide beta-N-acetylglucosaminyltransferase — MTDTPLILLAAGGTGGHLFPAEALGVELIKRGLRVRLATDARALRYSGLFTRDNIDVVPSETVRGRNPLSLARTGLMLGYGMLVAANLVRRLKPAAVVGFGGYPTLPPLMAARLLGVPGIIHDANAVLGRANRFLSRRVNAIATSLPGVLDRDPDLAGKTTTVGTPMRPAILAAAAVPFASPEPNGPLQLLVVGGSQGARVMSDIVPSAVERLEPVLWSRLVLTQQVREEDMARVRAVYDRLKIKAELAPFFADLPARLASSHLVVSRSGAGTVAELAAIGRPSILVPLPGAIDQDQFANAGVLSQVDGALRIPQAEFTPDRLAAEISAFAAEPAKLTAMATAARKVGRLDAAERLADLVVKVAGI, encoded by the coding sequence ATGACTGACACGCCTCTCATTCTGCTGGCCGCGGGCGGCACCGGCGGTCATTTGTTTCCCGCCGAAGCGCTCGGGGTCGAACTCATCAAGCGCGGCCTGCGCGTGCGGCTTGCGACCGATGCCCGCGCGCTGCGCTACAGCGGGCTGTTTACCCGAGACAATATCGACGTGGTACCGAGCGAAACGGTGCGCGGACGCAATCCATTGTCGCTGGCCCGCACCGGCTTGATGCTCGGCTATGGCATGCTGGTGGCGGCCAATCTGGTGCGGCGGCTGAAGCCTGCGGCCGTGGTCGGTTTCGGCGGCTATCCCACGCTGCCGCCGCTGATGGCGGCAAGGCTGCTCGGCGTGCCCGGCATTATCCACGATGCCAATGCGGTGCTCGGCCGCGCCAACCGTTTCCTCTCCCGCCGCGTCAACGCGATTGCGACTTCGCTGCCGGGCGTGCTCGATCGCGATCCTGATCTCGCAGGCAAAACCACCACCGTCGGCACGCCGATGCGGCCCGCAATTCTTGCCGCCGCCGCGGTGCCGTTTGCGTCGCCCGAACCGAACGGGCCGCTGCAGCTTTTGGTGGTCGGCGGCAGCCAGGGCGCGCGGGTGATGAGCGACATCGTGCCATCAGCCGTCGAACGGCTCGAGCCGGTGCTGTGGAGCCGCCTGGTCCTGACGCAGCAGGTGCGGGAGGAAGACATGGCGCGGGTGCGCGCGGTCTATGACCGGCTCAAGATCAAGGCCGAACTCGCGCCGTTCTTTGCCGACCTGCCGGCGCGGCTGGCGTCCAGCCATCTGGTGGTCTCGCGCTCCGGCGCCGGCACCGTGGCGGAACTCGCCGCGATCGGCCGGCCCTCGATTTTGGTGCCGCTGCCCGGCGCGATCGACCAGGACCAGTTCGCCAATGCCGGCGTGCTGTCTCAGGTCGACGGCGCTTTACGGATTCCCCAGGCCGAATTCACGCCCGACCGGCTGGCGGCGGAAATCTCCGCTTTTGCCGCCGAGCCCGCAAAGCTGACGGCTATGGCAACGGCCGCGCGCAAGGTGGGCCGGCTGGATGCCGCAGAGCGGCTGGCCGATCTGGTGGTGAAAGTTGCCGGGATCTAA